The Mycolicibacterium monacense genome contains the following window.
CAGATGCCGAAGGTCTTCGGCTACGACTACCAGACCGTCGAGCGCAGCCTGACCGAGGCGTACGCCATGCTGGCACCGGAGTTCCGCCAGGAGTTCCGTGACCGCGCCACCAAGGACATCATCCCGCAGGCGCGGGAACGTCAGGTGGTCAGCCAGGCCAACGTCGTCGGCGTCGGTGTGCTTGACGCGCAACGGGATTCGGCGCAGGTGATGGTGTACCTGAACCGCACCGTCATCGAGAAGAACGGTAAGCCGATCTACGACGGCAGCCGGCTGCGCGTCGACTACGCCAAGGTCGACGGCCGGTGGCTGATCGACTACATCACGCCGATTTAGTATCGGCGAGCGCGTCGAGGAACGCCCTGGCCCACCGGTCGACGTCATGGGCGAGGACCTGCCTGCGCAGCGCCCGCATCCGACGGCGGCCCTCTTCCGGGTCCTGATTCAGCGCCGCCTCGATGGCATCCTTGACACCTTCGAGGTGGTGCGGGTTGGCCAGGTAGGCCTGACGGAGTTCGGCCGCGGCGCCGGTGAATTCGCTGAGCACCAACGCGCCGCCGAGGTCGCTGCGGCACGCCACGTACTCCTTGGCGACCAGGTTCATCCCGTCGCGCAGCGGGGTGACGAGCATGACGTCGGCGGCGACGAAGAACGCGATCAGCTCGTCGCGGGGGACCGGCCGGTGCAGATAGTGCACGATCGGGTGGCCGACGTCGCCGAACTCACCGTTGATGTGGCCGACCTGGCGCTCGATGTCCTCACGCATGGCGATGTAGCTCTCGACGCGTTCCCGGCTGGGTGTCGCCAACTGGATGAGCACGGTGTCGTTCCTGTCGACGCGGCCGTCCTCGAGCAGTTCGGAGAACGCCTCGAGGCGCACGTTGATGCCCTTGGTGTAGTCGAGGCGGTCCACGCCGAGCAGGATCTTGCGCGGGTTGCCCAGTTCGTTGCGGATCTCGCGGGCGCGCTGGCGCACGCTGCGGTTACGCGCCTTGCTGTCGAGTTCGGCCGAGTCGATCGAGATCGGGAACGCACCGACCTTCACCGTGCGGAACCCGACCTGCACCTCGCCGAAGCGCGACCGCACACCCACGCTGGCGCGCGAGGTGTTGGCGCCGGTCAGCCTGCGGGACAGGTACAGGAAGTTCTGCGCACCGCCGGGCAGGTGGAAACCGACGAGGTCCGCGCCGAGCAGACCCTCGATGATCTCGGTGCGCCACGGCATCTGCATGAACAGCTCGACCGGCGGGAACGGGATGTGCAGGAAGAAACCGATCGTCAGGTCGGGCCGCAACATCCGCAGCATCTTCGGCACCAACTGCAGTTGGTAGTCCTGGACCCAGACGGTGGCCCCCTGTGCGGCGGCGCGGGCGGTCGCCTCGGCGAACCGCCGGTTGACCTCGACGTAGCGGTCCCACCACTTGCGGTGGTAGATCGGTTTGACGATCAGGTCGTGGTAGAGCGGCCAGAGGGTGGCGTTGGAGAAACCCTCGTAGTAGTCGGCGACGTCATCGGCCGACAGGGCGACCGGGTAGAGCTGTAGACCGTCCTCTTCGATGGGGTCCTCGGGGCTGTCCGGGATGCCGGCCCACCCGATCCAC
Protein-coding sequences here:
- a CDS encoding alpha,alpha-trehalose-phosphate synthase (UDP-forming), whose protein sequence is MASEGDPGVGSGDSDFVVVANRLPIDMERLPDGSTSIKRSPGGLVTALEPLLRKRRGAWIGWAGIPDSPEDPIEEDGLQLYPVALSADDVADYYEGFSNATLWPLYHDLIVKPIYHRKWWDRYVEVNRRFAEATARAAAQGATVWVQDYQLQLVPKMLRMLRPDLTIGFFLHIPFPPVELFMQMPWRTEIIEGLLGADLVGFHLPGGAQNFLYLSRRLTGANTSRASVGVRSRFGEVQVGFRTVKVGAFPISIDSAELDSKARNRSVRQRAREIRNELGNPRKILLGVDRLDYTKGINVRLEAFSELLEDGRVDRNDTVLIQLATPSRERVESYIAMREDIERQVGHINGEFGDVGHPIVHYLHRPVPRDELIAFFVAADVMLVTPLRDGMNLVAKEYVACRSDLGGALVLSEFTGAAAELRQAYLANPHHLEGVKDAIEAALNQDPEEGRRRMRALRRQVLAHDVDRWARAFLDALADTKSA